The Azospirillum brasilense genome window below encodes:
- a CDS encoding polyprenyl synthetase family protein — protein MAVVTNLEPKRRKSTPLDDLTALVADDLSAVNEIIVQRMHSSVDMIPQLAGYLIAAGGKRLRPVLTLAAAELCGYKGEDHKMLAAVVEFIHTATLLHDDVVDESDLRRGLASANAVFGNKASVLVGDFLFSRSFELMVEVGSLDVLRILSKASAVIAEGEVLQLRTTNDTETSEQAYLEVIKAKTAELFAAACRVGAVVADRPQAEELALYDYGMNLGIAFQLVDDVLDYSAFQAKLGKTVGDDFREGKITLPVVLAFRRGNDEERAFWRRTMEELDQQEGDLERAQELMARHNALKDTVERARHYGSIARDALGLFPDTPVKAALLEVLDFVIERDF, from the coding sequence TTGGCGGTCGTGACCAACCTCGAGCCGAAACGGCGGAAGTCCACCCCGCTCGACGATCTGACCGCCCTGGTGGCCGATGACCTGAGCGCGGTGAACGAGATCATCGTCCAGCGGATGCATTCGTCCGTCGATATGATCCCGCAACTTGCCGGCTATCTCATCGCCGCCGGCGGCAAGCGCCTGCGCCCCGTCCTCACCCTCGCCGCCGCCGAGCTGTGCGGCTACAAGGGCGAGGATCACAAGATGCTGGCCGCGGTGGTGGAGTTCATCCACACCGCCACCCTGCTGCACGACGACGTCGTGGACGAGAGCGACCTGCGCCGCGGACTCGCCTCGGCGAACGCGGTGTTCGGCAACAAGGCCAGCGTGCTGGTCGGCGACTTCCTGTTCTCCCGCAGCTTCGAGCTGATGGTGGAGGTCGGGTCGCTGGACGTGCTGCGCATCCTGTCCAAGGCGTCCGCGGTGATCGCCGAGGGCGAGGTGCTGCAGCTGCGCACCACCAACGACACCGAAACCAGCGAGCAGGCCTATCTGGAGGTCATCAAGGCCAAGACGGCGGAGCTGTTCGCCGCCGCCTGCCGCGTCGGCGCCGTGGTGGCCGACCGCCCGCAGGCGGAGGAGCTGGCGCTCTACGACTACGGCATGAACCTGGGCATCGCCTTCCAGCTCGTCGACGACGTGCTGGATTACTCGGCCTTCCAGGCGAAGCTGGGCAAGACGGTCGGCGACGACTTCCGCGAGGGCAAGATCACCCTGCCGGTCGTGCTGGCCTTCCGCCGCGGCAACGACGAGGAGCGGGCCTTCTGGCGCCGCACAATGGAGGAGCTGGACCAGCAGGAGGGCGACCTGGAGCGCGCCCAGGAGCTGATGGCCAGGCACAACGCGCTGAAGGACACCGTGGAGCGCGCGCGCCACTACGGTTCCATCGCGCGCGACGCGCTGGGCCTGTTCCCGGACACGCCGGTGAAGGCCGCCCTGCTGGAGGTGCTGGATTTCGTGATCGAGCGCGATTTCTAA
- a CDS encoding DUF2007 domain-containing protein, with protein MKELLRTTDPVRLSWLLALLTDAGIEGIVLDTHTSILEGSIGAIPRRLMVAEEDHAAACRLLRDAGEELGA; from the coding sequence ATGAAGGAACTTCTGCGCACCACCGATCCGGTCCGTCTGAGCTGGCTTCTCGCCCTGCTGACCGACGCGGGAATCGAGGGGATCGTGCTGGACACCCACACCAGCATCCTGGAGGGTTCCATCGGCGCCATCCCCCGCCGCCTGATGGTGGCGGAGGAGGATCATGCGGCCGCCTGCCGCCTGCTGCGCGACGCCGGGGAGGAGCTGGGGGCGTGA
- a CDS encoding tRNA1(Val) (adenine(37)-N6)-methyltransferase, with the protein MESDAAFDTLLDGRVRLHQPQAGYRAAIDPVLLAAVTAAGAGERVLDVGTGTGAAALCIAARVPGVMVVGLEKRAEAAAFARRNAALNGLDGRVGVLEGDLLAPPPELIPGSFDRVMMNPPYLRAGAASVPPDPWKAAANVEGEAALIDWVRFAAAMLKPRGTLTMVHRADRVDEILTALHGARFGSLTLVPLWPKAGEEARRILLAVQKGGRSPARFTAGLVLHGPDGAYGGQAQRILRDMGPLIP; encoded by the coding sequence ATGGAAAGCGACGCGGCGTTCGACACGCTTCTCGACGGGCGCGTCCGCCTGCACCAGCCGCAGGCCGGCTACCGCGCCGCCATCGACCCGGTGCTGCTCGCCGCCGTCACCGCCGCCGGGGCGGGGGAGCGGGTGCTGGACGTCGGCACCGGCACCGGGGCGGCGGCGCTGTGCATCGCCGCCCGCGTGCCGGGCGTCATGGTCGTCGGGCTGGAGAAGCGGGCGGAGGCGGCGGCGTTCGCCCGGCGCAACGCCGCCCTCAACGGGCTGGATGGCCGGGTGGGCGTCCTTGAGGGTGACCTGCTCGCCCCGCCGCCGGAGCTGATTCCCGGGAGCTTCGACCGGGTGATGATGAATCCGCCCTATCTGCGCGCGGGGGCGGCCAGCGTGCCGCCCGACCCCTGGAAGGCCGCGGCGAACGTGGAGGGGGAGGCGGCTTTGATCGACTGGGTGCGCTTCGCCGCCGCGATGCTGAAGCCGCGCGGCACGCTGACCATGGTCCACCGGGCCGACCGGGTGGACGAGATCCTGACCGCGCTCCACGGCGCCCGATTCGGCTCACTGACGCTCGTCCCGCTCTGGCCGAAGGCGGGGGAGGAGGCGCGGCGCATCCTGCTGGCGGTGCAGAAGGGGGGGCGCTCGCCGGCGCGATTCACCGCCGGGCTGGTGCTGCACGGCCCCGATGGCGCCTATGGCGGGCAGGCGCAACGGATTCTGCGCGACATGGGCCCGCTGATCCCTTAA